Proteins from a single region of Budorcas taxicolor isolate Tak-1 chromosome 7, Takin1.1, whole genome shotgun sequence:
- the GRIN3B gene encoding glutamate receptor ionotropic, NMDA 3B: MEFVTALWLGLALVLGPGPAGGHPHPCGVLARLGGSVRLGALLPRSPAARARARAALARASLAPRLPHNLSLELVAAATPARDPASLARGLCQVLTAPGVAALIAFPETRPELLQLHFLASATETPVLSVLRRQARAPLGSPNPFHLQLDWASPLETLLDVLVSVLRAHTWEDVGLVLCHVRDPGSLVVLWTSRAGRAPKLVLDLSRLELGDAGLSARLALLGAPAGGKALVPAAILLGCDVARSQQVLQAAPPGPRWLLGTPLPPEALPTEGLPPGVLALGEVARPPLEAAIQDVVELVARALDSAARMQPERALLPTTVNCSDLPPPEPESSGRLLARFLANTSFWGHTGPVWVTSSSQVHISRSFCLWSLRRDLRGAPAWATLGHWRDGQLELEAWGAAEQPPPLPGAQARPKLRVVTLVEHPFVFARQPDEDGRCPAGQLCLAPGTNDSATLDALFAALADGSAPRALRRCCYGYCIDLLERLAEDTPFDFELYIVGDGKYGALRDGRWTGLVGDLLAGRAHMAVTSFSINSARSQVVDFTSPFFSTSLGIMVRARDTASPIGAFMWPLHWSMWLGVFAALHLTALFLTLYEWRSPFGLTPRGRNRDTVFSYSSALNLCYAILFGRTVSSKTPKCPTGRLLMNLWAIFCLLVLSSYTANLAAVMVGDKTFEELSGIHDPKLHHPSQGFRFGTVWESSAEAYIKKSFPEMYSHVRRHSAPTTPHGVAMLTSDPPKLNAFIMDKSLLDYEVSIDSDCRLLTVGKPFVIEGYGIGLPRNSPLTSNLSEFISRYKSSGFIDLLHDKWYKMVPCGKRVFAVTETLQMGIYHFSGLFVLLCLGLGSALLSSLGEHVFYHLALPRIRRGNKLQYWLHTSQRIHRALNTELPEGQEEAESRGLEESQNTQATPAGPGGWTRARPAAVRERRVCFLLDHTVVSASPDADVPDSDAAGAAPPEAPVCSNGPPAKLRSGAPLPGELEELEQYIAGAQERLRQALLRRRALLAQLGDSTCELPCTWLLACEEAPEVAS, translated from the exons ATGGAGTTTGTGACGGCGCTGTGGCTCGGCCTGGCGCTGGTGCTGGGGCCGGGGCCCGCCGGGGGCCACCCGCACCCGTGCGGCGTCCTGGCGCGCCTGGGGGGCTCGGTGCGCCTGGGCGCCCTCCTGCCCCGCTcgcccgccgcccgcgcccgcgcccgcgccgccCTAGCCCGGGCCTCCCTGGCGCCGCGGCTGCCCCACAACCTGAGCCTGGAGCTGGTAGCCGCCGCTACCCCCGCCCGCGACCCCGCCTCGCTAGCCCGCGGTCTGTGCCAGGTGTTGACGGCACCGGGAGTGGCGGCCCTGATCGCCTTCCCCGAGACGCGAcccgagctgctgcagctgcACTTCCTGGCGTCCGCCACCGAGACCCCCGTGCTCAGTGTGCTGCGGCGGCAAGCGCGCGCGCCCCTTGGCTCCCCG AACCCGTTCCACCTGCAGCTGGACTGGGCCAGCCCCCTTGAGACACTGCTGGATGTGCTGGTATCCGTGCTGCGGGCTCACACCTGGGAGGACGTCGGCCTGGTGCTCTGCCATGTACGTGACCCTGGCAGCCTGGTGGTCTTGTGGACAAGCCGGGCGGGCCGGGCCCCGAAGCTTGTGCTGGACCTGAGCCGGCTGGAGCTGGGCGATGCAGGGCTGAGCGCACGCCTGGCACTCCTGGGGGCACCAGCCGGAGGGAAGGCCCTGGTCCCCGCAGCCATACTCCTGGGCTGCGATGTGGCCCGCTCCCAACAGGTGCTGCAGGCTGCACCCCCTGGTCCCCGCTGGCTGCTGGGCACACCGCTGCCCCCTGAGGCCCTGCCCACTGAGGGCCTGCCACCCGGAGTGCTGGCACTGGGCGAGGTGGCCCGGCCCCCGCTGGAGGCTGCCATCCAGGATGTGGTGGAACTAGTGGCCCGTGCACTGGACAGTGCTGCCCGCATGCAGCCAGAGCGTGCCCTGCTTCCCACCACAGTCAACTGCAGTGACCTACCACCACCAGAGCCCGAGTCTTCGGGCCGCCTCTTGGCACG gttCCTGGCCAACACATCCTTCTGGGGCCACACGGGGCCGGTGTGGGTAACCAGCTCCTCGCAGGTGCACATCTCCCGCAGCTTCTGCCTGTGGAGCCTCCGCCGGGACCTGAGGGGTGCCCCGGCCTGGGCCACGCTGGGTCACTGGCGGGATGGGCAGCTGGAGTTGGAGGCGTGGGGTGCGGCCgagcagcccccacccctgcccggaGCCCAGGCACGGCCCAAGCTGAGGGTGGTGACGCTGGTGGAGCATCCATTTGTGTTCGCTCGCCAGCCAGACGAAGATGGGCGGTGCCCAGCAGGGCAACTGTGCCTGGCCCCTGGCACCAACGATTCGGCCACTCTGGACGCACTCTTTGCCGCGTTGGCCGATGGCTCGGCGCCCCGCGCGCTGCGCAGGTGCTGCTACGGCTACTGCATCGACCTGCTGGAGCGCCTGGCGGAGGACACACCCTTCGACTTCGAGCTCTACATTGTGGGCGATGGCAAGTACGGCGCGCTGCGCGACGGCCGCTGGACCGGCCTGGTGGGCGACCTGCTGGCCGGGCGGGCGCACATGGCCGTcaccagcttcagcatcaattcggCCCGCTCACAGGTGGTGGACTTCACTAGCCCTTTCTTCTCCACCAGCCTGGGCATCATGGTGCGTGCACGTGACACGGCGTCGCCCATTGGTGCCTTCATGTGGCCGCTGCACTGGTCCATGTGGCTGGGCGTCTTCGCTGCGCTGCACCTGACCGCACTCTTCCTCACCCTCTACGAGTGGCGCAGCCCCTTCGGCCTAACGCCCCGCGGCCGCAACCGGGACACCGTGTTCTCCTACTCCTCCGCCCTCAACCTCTGCTATGCCATCCTCTTTGGACGCACGGTATCCAGCAAGACGCCCAAGTGCCCAACGGGCCGCCTCCTCATGAACCTGTGGGCCATCTTCTGCCTGCTTGTGCTGTCCAGCTACACGGCCAACCTGGCTGCCGTCATGGTCGGGGACAAGACTTTCGAGGAGCTGTCTGGGATCCACGACCCCAAG CTGCACCACCCGTCTCAGGGGTTCCGTTTCGGCACGGTGTGGGAAAGCAGCGCGGAGGCCTACATCAAGAAAAGCTTCCCGGAGATGTACTCGCACGTGCGGCGCCATAGCGCACCTACCACCCCCCACGGAGTCGCCATGCTCAC GAGCGATCCCCCCAAGCTCAATGCCTTCATCATGGACAAGTCCCTCCTGGACTATGAGGTGTCCATCGACTCCGACTGCAGGCTGCTGACCGTGGGCAAGCCCTTCGTCATTGAGG GCTATGGTATCGGACTCCCCAGAAATTCACCGCTCACCTCCAACCTGTCCGAGTTCATCAGCCGCTACAAGTCCTCCGGCTTCATCGACTTACTGCATGACAAGTGGTACAAGATGGTGCCTTGTGGGAAGCGGGTCTTCGCGGTGACGGAG ACCCTGCAGATGGGCATCTACCACTTCTCCGGACTCTTCGTGCTGCTCTGCCTGGGTCTGGGTAGTGCTCTGCTCAGCTCCCTGGGTGAGCACGTCTTCTACCACCTGGCGCTGCCACGCATCCGAAGGGGCAACAAGCTGCAGTACTGGCTGCACACGAGTCAG AGAATTCATCGCGCCCTCAACACAGAGCTGCCAGAGGGGCAGGAAGAGGCGGAGTCGAG GGGTCTCGAGGAGTCGCAGAACACACAGGCTACCCCCGCGGGCCCAGGGGGCTGGACACGGGCGCGCCCCGCCGCAGTGAGGGAGCGTCGAGTGTGTTTCCTGCTGGACCATACTGTGGTCTCTGCCTCCCCCGACGCGGACGTCCCAGATTCGGATGCAGCCGGGGCCGCGCCACCTGAGGCCCCCGTCTGTTCCAATGGCCCGCCCGCCAAGCTTCGGTCTGGCGCTCCGCTCCCCGGggagctggaggagctggagCAGTACATTGCAGGCGCGCAGGAGAGGCTCCGCCAGGCACTGCTGCGGCGCAGGGCGCTCCTGGCCCAGCTTGGGGACAGCACCTGTGAGCTGCCGTGCACATGGCTCCTGGCCTGCGAGGAAGCACCGGAGGTGGCCTCCTGA
- the TMEM259 gene encoding membralin isoform X4, producing MSEHAAPGAPGPGPNGGGGGGGGGGGGGGPAPARGPRTPNLNPNPLINVRDRLFHALFFKMAVTYSRLFPPAFRRLFEFFVLLKFCDGGHGSFPGLAVEPDGLELEEDEEEELTMDMFGNSSIKFELDIEPKVFKPPGGPEALNDSQEFPFPETPPKAWPQDEYIVEYSLEYGFLRLSQATRQRLSIPVMVVTLDPTRDQCFGDRFSRLLLAEFLGYDDILMSSVKGLAENEENKGFLRNVVSGEHYRFVSMWMARTSYLAAFVIMVIFTLSVSMLLRYSHHQIFVFIVDLLQMLEMNMAIAFPAAPLLTVILALVGMEAIMSEFFNDTTTAFYIILIVWLADQYDAICCHTNTSKRHWLRFFYLYHFAFYAYHYRFNGQYSSLALVTSWLFIQHSMIYFFHHYELPAILQQIRVQEMLLQTPPLGPGTPTALPDDLNNNGGIPPITPDAASQSPALGPGLPGAGGGPGPVAEAPSSLVAAAASVAAAASGDLGWMAETAAIITDASFLSGLSASLLDQRPGSPLSPSGGLLRGPQDSAPTSNSPGSDAVPQTTGGGRPSPASTDLVDTPSEVGS from the exons ATGTCGGAGCACGCGGCACCCGGGGCCCCGGGGCCTGGGCCCAACggcggtggtggcggtggtggtggcggcggcggcggcggcggcccggccCCCGCGCGCGGGCCTCGCACCCCCAACCTCAACCCCAATCCTCTCATCAACGTGCGCGACCGGCTTTTCCACGCGCTCTTCTTCAAGATGGCTGTCACCTACTCGCGCCTCTTCCCGCCCGCCTTCCGTCGACTCTTCGAGTTTTTCGTGTTGCTCAAG TTCTGCGATGGTGGCCATGGCAGCTTCCCCGGCCTGGCCGTGGAGCCAGATGGCCTGGAGTTagaggaggacgaggaggaggagctgaCCATGGACATGTTCGGGAACAGCTCCATCAAG TTTGAGCTGGACATCGAGCCCAAGGTGTTCAAGCCACCAGGTGGCCCCGAGGCCTTAAATGACAGCCAGGAGTTCCCATTCCCTGAGACGCCCCCAAAAG CCTGGCCGCAAGACGAGTACATCGTGGAGTACTCGCTGGAGTACGGCTTCCTGAGGTTGTCGCAGGCCACGCGCCAGCGGCTCAGCATCCCCGTCATGGTGGTCACACTGG ATCCCACGCGGGACCAGTGCTTTGGTGACCGTTTCAGCCGCCTGCTGCTGGCCGAGTTCCTGGGCTATGATGACATCCTCATGTCCAGCGTGAAGGGCCTGGCAGAGAATGAGGAGAACAAAG GCTTCCTGAGGAATGTGGTGTCTGGGGAGCACTACCGCTTTGTGAGCATGTGGATGGCCCGCACGTCCTACCTGGCTGCCTTCGTCATCATGGTCATCTTT ACCCTGAGTGTGTCCATGTTGCTGCGCTACTCCCACCACCAGATTTTCGTCTTCATTG TGGACCTGCTGCAGATGCTGGAGATGAACATGGCCATCGCCTTCCCCGCAGCGCCCCTGCTGACCGTCATCCTGGCCCTCGTGG GAATGGAGGCAATCATGTCTGAGTTCTTCAACGACACCACCACAGCCTTCTACATCATCCTCATCGTGTGGCTGGCTGACCAGTATGATGCCATCTGCTGCCACACCAACACCAGCAAGCGGCACTGGCTTCG GTTCTTCTACCTGTACCACTTTGCCTTCTACGCTTACCACTACCGCTTCAATGGGCAGTACAGCAGCCTGGCACTCGTCACCTCCTGGCTCTTCATCCAG CATTCCATGATCTACTTCTTCCACCACTACGAACTACCCGCCATCCTGCAGCAGATCCGTGTCCAGGAGATGCTGCTGCAGACACCACCGCTGGGCCCCGGAACCCCCACTGCCCTGCCGGATGACCTGAACAATAATGGAGGCATCCCACCTATCACCCCCGACGCTGCTAGCCAgtcccctgccctgggccctggcTTGCCAGGTGCTGGCGGGGGCCCCGGGCCCGTGGCTGAGGCACCTAGCTCCCTGGTGGCCGCAGCGGCCTCAGTGGCTGCAGCAGCCAGTGGTGACCTGGGTTGGATGGCAGAGACGGCTGCCATCATCACAGACGCCTCCTTCCTGTCTGGCCTGAGCGCCTCTCTCCTGGACCAGCGGCCAGGCAGCCCCCTGAGCCCCAGTGGGGGCCTCCTACGGGGCCCCCAGGACAGTGCCCCTACAAGCAACTCTCCAGGGTCTGATGCAGTCCCTCAGACCACCGGGGGGGGCAGACCCAGCCCTGCATCCACCGATCTAGTGGATACGCCCTCGGAAGTCGGCTCCTGA
- the TMEM259 gene encoding membralin isoform X3: MSEHAAPGAPGPGPNGGGGGGGGGGGGGGPAPARGPRTPNLNPNPLINVRDRLFHALFFKMAVTYSRLFPPAFRRLFEFFVLLKALFVLFVLAYIHIVFSRSPINCLEHVRDKWPREGILRVEVQHNSSRAPVFLQFCDGGHGSFPGLAVEPDGLELEEDEEEELTMDMFGNSSIKFELDIEPKVFKPPGGPEALNDSQEFPFPETPPKAWPQDEYIVEYSLEYGFLRLSQATRQRLSIPVMVVTLDPTRDQCFGDRFSRLLLAEFLGYDDILMSSVKGLAENEENKGFLRNVVSGEHYRFVSMWMARTSYLAAFVIMVIFTLSVSMLLRYSHHQIFVFIDLLQMLEMNMAIAFPAAPLLTVILALVGMEAIMSEFFNDTTTAFYIILIVWLADQYDAICCHTNTSKRHWLRFFYLYHFAFYAYHYRFNGQYSSLALVTSWLFIQHSMIYFFHHYELPAILQQIRVQEMLLQTPPLGPGTPTALPDDLNNNGGIPPITPDAASQSPALGPGLPGAGGGPGPVAEAPSSLVAAAASVAAAASGDLGWMAETAAIITDASFLSGLSASLLDQRPGSPLSPSGGLLRGPQDSAPTSNSPGSDAVPQTTGGGRPSPASTDLVDTPSEVGS; the protein is encoded by the exons ATGTCGGAGCACGCGGCACCCGGGGCCCCGGGGCCTGGGCCCAACggcggtggtggcggtggtggtggcggcggcggcggcggcggcccggccCCCGCGCGCGGGCCTCGCACCCCCAACCTCAACCCCAATCCTCTCATCAACGTGCGCGACCGGCTTTTCCACGCGCTCTTCTTCAAGATGGCTGTCACCTACTCGCGCCTCTTCCCGCCCGCCTTCCGTCGACTCTTCGAGTTTTTCGTGTTGCTCAAG GCCCTGTTCGTGCTCTTTGTTCTGGCCTACATCCACATCGTCTTCTCCCGCTCACCTATCAACTGCCTGGAGCACGTGCGTGACAAGTGGCCCCGTGAGGGCATCCTGCGGGTAGAGGTGCAGCACAACTCGAGCCGCGCGCCCGTCTTCCTGCAGTTCTGCGATGGTGGCCATGGCAGCTTCCCCGGCCTGGCCGTGGAGCCAGATGGCCTGGAGTTagaggaggacgaggaggaggagctgaCCATGGACATGTTCGGGAACAGCTCCATCAAG TTTGAGCTGGACATCGAGCCCAAGGTGTTCAAGCCACCAGGTGGCCCCGAGGCCTTAAATGACAGCCAGGAGTTCCCATTCCCTGAGACGCCCCCAAAAG CCTGGCCGCAAGACGAGTACATCGTGGAGTACTCGCTGGAGTACGGCTTCCTGAGGTTGTCGCAGGCCACGCGCCAGCGGCTCAGCATCCCCGTCATGGTGGTCACACTGG ATCCCACGCGGGACCAGTGCTTTGGTGACCGTTTCAGCCGCCTGCTGCTGGCCGAGTTCCTGGGCTATGATGACATCCTCATGTCCAGCGTGAAGGGCCTGGCAGAGAATGAGGAGAACAAAG GCTTCCTGAGGAATGTGGTGTCTGGGGAGCACTACCGCTTTGTGAGCATGTGGATGGCCCGCACGTCCTACCTGGCTGCCTTCGTCATCATGGTCATCTTT ACCCTGAGTGTGTCCATGTTGCTGCGCTACTCCCACCACCAGATTTTCGTCTTCATTG ACCTGCTGCAGATGCTGGAGATGAACATGGCCATCGCCTTCCCCGCAGCGCCCCTGCTGACCGTCATCCTGGCCCTCGTGG GAATGGAGGCAATCATGTCTGAGTTCTTCAACGACACCACCACAGCCTTCTACATCATCCTCATCGTGTGGCTGGCTGACCAGTATGATGCCATCTGCTGCCACACCAACACCAGCAAGCGGCACTGGCTTCG GTTCTTCTACCTGTACCACTTTGCCTTCTACGCTTACCACTACCGCTTCAATGGGCAGTACAGCAGCCTGGCACTCGTCACCTCCTGGCTCTTCATCCAG CATTCCATGATCTACTTCTTCCACCACTACGAACTACCCGCCATCCTGCAGCAGATCCGTGTCCAGGAGATGCTGCTGCAGACACCACCGCTGGGCCCCGGAACCCCCACTGCCCTGCCGGATGACCTGAACAATAATGGAGGCATCCCACCTATCACCCCCGACGCTGCTAGCCAgtcccctgccctgggccctggcTTGCCAGGTGCTGGCGGGGGCCCCGGGCCCGTGGCTGAGGCACCTAGCTCCCTGGTGGCCGCAGCGGCCTCAGTGGCTGCAGCAGCCAGTGGTGACCTGGGTTGGATGGCAGAGACGGCTGCCATCATCACAGACGCCTCCTTCCTGTCTGGCCTGAGCGCCTCTCTCCTGGACCAGCGGCCAGGCAGCCCCCTGAGCCCCAGTGGGGGCCTCCTACGGGGCCCCCAGGACAGTGCCCCTACAAGCAACTCTCCAGGGTCTGATGCAGTCCCTCAGACCACCGGGGGGGGCAGACCCAGCCCTGCATCCACCGATCTAGTGGATACGCCCTCGGAAGTCGGCTCCTGA
- the TMEM259 gene encoding membralin isoform X2, producing the protein MSEHAAPGAPGPGPNGGGGGGGGGGGGGGPAPARGPRTPNLNPNPLINVRDRLFHALFFKMAVTYSRLFPPAFRRLFEFFVLLKALFVLFVLAYIHIVFSRSPINCLEHVRDKWPREGILRVEVQHNSSRAPVFLQFCDGGHGSFPGLAVEPDGLELEEDEEEELTMDMFGNSSIKFELDIEPKVFKPPGGPEALNDSQEFPFPETPPKAWPQDEYIVEYSLEYGFLRLSQATRQRLSIPVMVVTLDPTRDQCFGDRFSRLLLAEFLGYDDILMSSVKGLAENEENKGFLRNVVSGEHYRFVSMWMARTSYLAAFVIMVIFTLSVSMLLRYSHHQIFVFIVDLLQMLEMNMAIAFPAAPLLTVILALVGMEAIMSEFFNDTTTAFYIILIVWLADQYDAICCHTNTSKRHWLRFFYLYHFAFYAYHYRFNGQYSSLALVTSWLFIQHSMIYFFHHYELPAILQQIRVQEMLLQTPPLGPGTPTALPDDLNNNGGIPPITPDAASQSPALGPGLPGAGGGPGPVAEAPSSLVAAAASVAAAASGDLGWMAETAAIITDASFLSGLSASLLDQRPGSPLSPSGGLLRGPQDSAPTSNSPGSDAVPQTTGGGRPSPASTDLVDTPSEVGS; encoded by the exons ATGTCGGAGCACGCGGCACCCGGGGCCCCGGGGCCTGGGCCCAACggcggtggtggcggtggtggtggcggcggcggcggcggcggcccggccCCCGCGCGCGGGCCTCGCACCCCCAACCTCAACCCCAATCCTCTCATCAACGTGCGCGACCGGCTTTTCCACGCGCTCTTCTTCAAGATGGCTGTCACCTACTCGCGCCTCTTCCCGCCCGCCTTCCGTCGACTCTTCGAGTTTTTCGTGTTGCTCAAG GCCCTGTTCGTGCTCTTTGTTCTGGCCTACATCCACATCGTCTTCTCCCGCTCACCTATCAACTGCCTGGAGCACGTGCGTGACAAGTGGCCCCGTGAGGGCATCCTGCGGGTAGAGGTGCAGCACAACTCGAGCCGCGCGCCCGTCTTCCTGCAGTTCTGCGATGGTGGCCATGGCAGCTTCCCCGGCCTGGCCGTGGAGCCAGATGGCCTGGAGTTagaggaggacgaggaggaggagctgaCCATGGACATGTTCGGGAACAGCTCCATCAAG TTTGAGCTGGACATCGAGCCCAAGGTGTTCAAGCCACCAGGTGGCCCCGAGGCCTTAAATGACAGCCAGGAGTTCCCATTCCCTGAGACGCCCCCAAAAG CCTGGCCGCAAGACGAGTACATCGTGGAGTACTCGCTGGAGTACGGCTTCCTGAGGTTGTCGCAGGCCACGCGCCAGCGGCTCAGCATCCCCGTCATGGTGGTCACACTGG ATCCCACGCGGGACCAGTGCTTTGGTGACCGTTTCAGCCGCCTGCTGCTGGCCGAGTTCCTGGGCTATGATGACATCCTCATGTCCAGCGTGAAGGGCCTGGCAGAGAATGAGGAGAACAAAG GCTTCCTGAGGAATGTGGTGTCTGGGGAGCACTACCGCTTTGTGAGCATGTGGATGGCCCGCACGTCCTACCTGGCTGCCTTCGTCATCATGGTCATCTTT ACCCTGAGTGTGTCCATGTTGCTGCGCTACTCCCACCACCAGATTTTCGTCTTCATTG TGGACCTGCTGCAGATGCTGGAGATGAACATGGCCATCGCCTTCCCCGCAGCGCCCCTGCTGACCGTCATCCTGGCCCTCGTGG GAATGGAGGCAATCATGTCTGAGTTCTTCAACGACACCACCACAGCCTTCTACATCATCCTCATCGTGTGGCTGGCTGACCAGTATGATGCCATCTGCTGCCACACCAACACCAGCAAGCGGCACTGGCTTCG GTTCTTCTACCTGTACCACTTTGCCTTCTACGCTTACCACTACCGCTTCAATGGGCAGTACAGCAGCCTGGCACTCGTCACCTCCTGGCTCTTCATCCAG CATTCCATGATCTACTTCTTCCACCACTACGAACTACCCGCCATCCTGCAGCAGATCCGTGTCCAGGAGATGCTGCTGCAGACACCACCGCTGGGCCCCGGAACCCCCACTGCCCTGCCGGATGACCTGAACAATAATGGAGGCATCCCACCTATCACCCCCGACGCTGCTAGCCAgtcccctgccctgggccctggcTTGCCAGGTGCTGGCGGGGGCCCCGGGCCCGTGGCTGAGGCACCTAGCTCCCTGGTGGCCGCAGCGGCCTCAGTGGCTGCAGCAGCCAGTGGTGACCTGGGTTGGATGGCAGAGACGGCTGCCATCATCACAGACGCCTCCTTCCTGTCTGGCCTGAGCGCCTCTCTCCTGGACCAGCGGCCAGGCAGCCCCCTGAGCCCCAGTGGGGGCCTCCTACGGGGCCCCCAGGACAGTGCCCCTACAAGCAACTCTCCAGGGTCTGATGCAGTCCCTCAGACCACCGGGGGGGGCAGACCCAGCCCTGCATCCACCGATCTAGTGGATACGCCCTCGGAAGTCGGCTCCTGA
- the TMEM259 gene encoding membralin isoform X1, whose translation MSEHAAPGAPGPGPNGGGGGGGGGGGGGGPAPARGPRTPNLNPNPLINVRDRLFHALFFKMAVTYSRLFPPAFRRLFEFFVLLKALFVLFVLAYIHIVFSRSPINCLEHVRDKWPREGILRVEVQHNSSRAPVFLQFCDGGHGSFPGLAVEPDGLELEEDEEEELTMDMFGNSSIKFELDIEPKVFKPPGGPEALNDSQEFPFPETPPKAWPQDEYIVEYSLEYGFLRLSQATRQRLSIPVMVVTLDPTRDQCFGDRFSRLLLAEFLGYDDILMSSVKGLAENEENKGFLRNVVSGEHYRFVSMWMARTSYLAAFVIMVIFTLSVSMLLRYSHHQIFVFIVDLLQMLEMNMAIAFPAAPLLTVILALVGMEAIMSEFFNDTTTAFYIILIVWLADQYDAICCHTNTSKRHWLRWAPGAVWSGVEAAGWAAPHCSPCRFFYLYHFAFYAYHYRFNGQYSSLALVTSWLFIQHSMIYFFHHYELPAILQQIRVQEMLLQTPPLGPGTPTALPDDLNNNGGIPPITPDAASQSPALGPGLPGAGGGPGPVAEAPSSLVAAAASVAAAASGDLGWMAETAAIITDASFLSGLSASLLDQRPGSPLSPSGGLLRGPQDSAPTSNSPGSDAVPQTTGGGRPSPASTDLVDTPSEVGS comes from the exons ATGTCGGAGCACGCGGCACCCGGGGCCCCGGGGCCTGGGCCCAACggcggtggtggcggtggtggtggcggcggcggcggcggcggcccggccCCCGCGCGCGGGCCTCGCACCCCCAACCTCAACCCCAATCCTCTCATCAACGTGCGCGACCGGCTTTTCCACGCGCTCTTCTTCAAGATGGCTGTCACCTACTCGCGCCTCTTCCCGCCCGCCTTCCGTCGACTCTTCGAGTTTTTCGTGTTGCTCAAG GCCCTGTTCGTGCTCTTTGTTCTGGCCTACATCCACATCGTCTTCTCCCGCTCACCTATCAACTGCCTGGAGCACGTGCGTGACAAGTGGCCCCGTGAGGGCATCCTGCGGGTAGAGGTGCAGCACAACTCGAGCCGCGCGCCCGTCTTCCTGCAGTTCTGCGATGGTGGCCATGGCAGCTTCCCCGGCCTGGCCGTGGAGCCAGATGGCCTGGAGTTagaggaggacgaggaggaggagctgaCCATGGACATGTTCGGGAACAGCTCCATCAAG TTTGAGCTGGACATCGAGCCCAAGGTGTTCAAGCCACCAGGTGGCCCCGAGGCCTTAAATGACAGCCAGGAGTTCCCATTCCCTGAGACGCCCCCAAAAG CCTGGCCGCAAGACGAGTACATCGTGGAGTACTCGCTGGAGTACGGCTTCCTGAGGTTGTCGCAGGCCACGCGCCAGCGGCTCAGCATCCCCGTCATGGTGGTCACACTGG ATCCCACGCGGGACCAGTGCTTTGGTGACCGTTTCAGCCGCCTGCTGCTGGCCGAGTTCCTGGGCTATGATGACATCCTCATGTCCAGCGTGAAGGGCCTGGCAGAGAATGAGGAGAACAAAG GCTTCCTGAGGAATGTGGTGTCTGGGGAGCACTACCGCTTTGTGAGCATGTGGATGGCCCGCACGTCCTACCTGGCTGCCTTCGTCATCATGGTCATCTTT ACCCTGAGTGTGTCCATGTTGCTGCGCTACTCCCACCACCAGATTTTCGTCTTCATTG TGGACCTGCTGCAGATGCTGGAGATGAACATGGCCATCGCCTTCCCCGCAGCGCCCCTGCTGACCGTCATCCTGGCCCTCGTGG GAATGGAGGCAATCATGTCTGAGTTCTTCAACGACACCACCACAGCCTTCTACATCATCCTCATCGTGTGGCTGGCTGACCAGTATGATGCCATCTGCTGCCACACCAACACCAGCAAGCGGCACTGGCTTCGGTGGGCACCGGGGGCCGTGTGGTCTGGGGTGGAGGCAGCTGGGTGGGCAGCACCTCATTGTTCCCCTTGCAGGTTCTTCTACCTGTACCACTTTGCCTTCTACGCTTACCACTACCGCTTCAATGGGCAGTACAGCAGCCTGGCACTCGTCACCTCCTGGCTCTTCATCCAG CATTCCATGATCTACTTCTTCCACCACTACGAACTACCCGCCATCCTGCAGCAGATCCGTGTCCAGGAGATGCTGCTGCAGACACCACCGCTGGGCCCCGGAACCCCCACTGCCCTGCCGGATGACCTGAACAATAATGGAGGCATCCCACCTATCACCCCCGACGCTGCTAGCCAgtcccctgccctgggccctggcTTGCCAGGTGCTGGCGGGGGCCCCGGGCCCGTGGCTGAGGCACCTAGCTCCCTGGTGGCCGCAGCGGCCTCAGTGGCTGCAGCAGCCAGTGGTGACCTGGGTTGGATGGCAGAGACGGCTGCCATCATCACAGACGCCTCCTTCCTGTCTGGCCTGAGCGCCTCTCTCCTGGACCAGCGGCCAGGCAGCCCCCTGAGCCCCAGTGGGGGCCTCCTACGGGGCCCCCAGGACAGTGCCCCTACAAGCAACTCTCCAGGGTCTGATGCAGTCCCTCAGACCACCGGGGGGGGCAGACCCAGCCCTGCATCCACCGATCTAGTGGATACGCCCTCGGAAGTCGGCTCCTGA